In a single window of the Cucurbita pepo subsp. pepo cultivar mu-cu-16 chromosome LG18, ASM280686v2, whole genome shotgun sequence genome:
- the LOC111780702 gene encoding uncharacterized protein LOC111780702 isoform X2 — protein MSVKFASLSCSVPSLSSPSGARRSSQLGFSQALYGIGSQQRSFQRLTFAKAESFKLMYGLLRRFPRRQNVLSAISEDQSQCSEQGELEQIDQQPTDEDISLENNSFLHSDECTGGKPGFISFYNHSKEGYQTRLSSVQSNQHKFLWFVGPAVLIASFIFPSLYLRKLLSNIFEDSLLTDFLILFFTEAMFYCGVAVFLFLIDRSRRPTEPDTVRNSYQTLSNQFGQRISSVAALALSLIIPMVTMGLVWPWTGPAASATLAPYLVGIVVQFAFEQYARRKN, from the exons CTGGGCTTTTCGCAAGCGTTGTATGGCATTGGCAGCCAGCAACGTAGTTTCCAGAGGTTAACGTTTGCTAAGG CTGAATCGTTCAAGTTAATGTATGGATTGCTGAGAAGATTTCCGAGGAGGCAAAATGTTCTCTCTGCTATTTCAGAGGACCAGTCTCAATGCAGTGAGCAGGGTGAGCTAGAGCAGATAGATCAGCAACCCACTGATGAGGATATCTCCCTCGAAAACAACTCATTTTTACACTCTGATGAGTGTACTGGTGGGAAACCGGGTTTCATCTCGTTTTACAACCATTCTAAAGAAGGTTACCAGACTCGTTTGTCAAGCGTGCAAAGCAATCAACACAAATTCTTATGGTTTGTTGGTCCAGCTGTCCTCATAGCTTCGTTCATTTTCCCCTCGCTTTATCTACGGAAActactttcaaatattttcgaGGACTCTCTGTTGACAG ACTTCCTTATATTGTTCTTCACGGAAGCAATGTTCTATTGTGGCGTTGcggtgtttctttttttaatagacCGTTCAAGAAGGCCTACTGAACCCGATACTGTGAGAAACAGTTATCAAACCCTGTCTAATCAATTTGGACAGCGGATCTCTTCTGTAGCTGCCTTAGCACTCAGTTTAATAATACCTATGGTCACTATGGGGTTAGTGTGGCCATGGACAGGCCCAGCAGCATCTGCCACACTTGCACCTTACCTTGTTGGCATTGTTGTCCAATTTGCATTTGAACAATACGCACGGCGCAAG AATTAG
- the LOC111780702 gene encoding uncharacterized protein LOC111780702 isoform X1 — translation MSVKFASLSCSVPSLSSPSGARRSSQLGFSQALYGIGSQQRSFQRLTFAKAESFKLMYGLLRRFPRRQNVLSAISEDQSQCSEQGELEQIDQQPTDEDISLENNSFLHSDECTGGKPGFISFYNHSKEGYQTRLSSVQSNQHKFLWFVGPAVLIASFIFPSLYLRKLLSNIFEDSLLTDFLILFFTEAMFYCGVAVFLFLIDRSRRPTEPDTVRNSYQTLSNQFGQRISSVAALALSLIIPMVTMGLVWPWTGPAASATLAPYLVGIVVQFAFEQYARRKESPSWPVIPIVFQVYRLHQLNRAAQLVTALSFTIKGAEMTPNNLAINSSLGTLLNVLQFLGIICIWSLSSFLMRFFPSNAATLQ, via the exons CTGGGCTTTTCGCAAGCGTTGTATGGCATTGGCAGCCAGCAACGTAGTTTCCAGAGGTTAACGTTTGCTAAGG CTGAATCGTTCAAGTTAATGTATGGATTGCTGAGAAGATTTCCGAGGAGGCAAAATGTTCTCTCTGCTATTTCAGAGGACCAGTCTCAATGCAGTGAGCAGGGTGAGCTAGAGCAGATAGATCAGCAACCCACTGATGAGGATATCTCCCTCGAAAACAACTCATTTTTACACTCTGATGAGTGTACTGGTGGGAAACCGGGTTTCATCTCGTTTTACAACCATTCTAAAGAAGGTTACCAGACTCGTTTGTCAAGCGTGCAAAGCAATCAACACAAATTCTTATGGTTTGTTGGTCCAGCTGTCCTCATAGCTTCGTTCATTTTCCCCTCGCTTTATCTACGGAAActactttcaaatattttcgaGGACTCTCTGTTGACAG ACTTCCTTATATTGTTCTTCACGGAAGCAATGTTCTATTGTGGCGTTGcggtgtttctttttttaatagacCGTTCAAGAAGGCCTACTGAACCCGATACTGTGAGAAACAGTTATCAAACCCTGTCTAATCAATTTGGACAGCGGATCTCTTCTGTAGCTGCCTTAGCACTCAGTTTAATAATACCTATGGTCACTATGGGGTTAGTGTGGCCATGGACAGGCCCAGCAGCATCTGCCACACTTGCACCTTACCTTGTTGGCATTGTTGTCCAATTTGCATTTGAACAATACGCACGGCGCAAGGAATCGCCGTCATGGCCTGTTATTCCAATTGTCTTTCAA GTTTACAGATTGCATCAACTTAATAGAGCAGCTCAACTGGTGACAGCACTTTCATTTACCATAAAAGGAGCTGAAATGACTCCAAATAACTTGGCAATAAACAGCTCTCTGGGTACGCTGTTGaatgttcttcaatttcttgggATCATCTGTATCTGGTCTCTCTCAAGCTTTCTTATGAGGTTTTTCCCGTCAAATGCTGCGACACTGCAGTAA